The following proteins come from a genomic window of Heyndrickxia acidicola:
- a CDS encoding enoyl-CoA hydratase/isomerase family protein: MKDMEHVVVEKLGPVLSLTLNRPESLNAFSPEMILGLKDAIRNAGTDEDVQVIVLSGAGRAFSAGGDVKGMGQARGIEVYEHIGKLNELILLIKETEKPIIAAVHGFAAGAGANLAFACDLIVAAENSKFALSFSQVGLISDGGGSYLLPQLVGPHLAKQFFFTAEPIPAERLYQLGAINFLYPLESLQEETMKFALTLAHGPGRAFGKQKKLVDLSFTSSLEEVLEQERLLQTLMVETEDHQEGISAFKEKRKPAFKGK; encoded by the coding sequence ATGAAGGATATGGAGCATGTAGTAGTGGAAAAGTTGGGGCCGGTGCTTTCTCTGACCTTAAATCGGCCTGAAAGCCTGAATGCCTTTAGTCCTGAGATGATTTTGGGTTTAAAGGATGCTATTCGGAATGCGGGGACAGATGAGGATGTTCAGGTGATTGTGCTGTCTGGTGCCGGCCGTGCTTTTAGTGCCGGGGGAGATGTAAAAGGCATGGGACAAGCGAGGGGTATTGAGGTTTATGAACATATCGGAAAGTTGAATGAGCTTATTTTATTGATTAAAGAAACAGAAAAGCCGATTATTGCAGCTGTGCATGGTTTTGCTGCTGGAGCAGGTGCCAATTTGGCTTTTGCGTGTGATCTCATAGTAGCAGCAGAGAATAGTAAATTTGCGCTTAGCTTTTCTCAGGTCGGATTAATATCTGATGGAGGAGGCTCTTATCTTCTTCCGCAATTAGTTGGCCCTCACCTGGCAAAGCAATTTTTCTTTACGGCTGAGCCCATTCCTGCTGAACGGCTCTATCAATTAGGTGCAATCAATTTCCTGTACCCGCTTGAATCACTGCAGGAAGAAACGATGAAATTTGCCCTTACACTGGCACACGGGCCGGGCAGGGCATTCGGGAAGCAAAAGAAGCTGGTGGACTTATCGTTTACATCCTCGCTGGAAGAAGTCTTGGAACAGGAGCGATTACTTCAAACCTTAATGGTTGAAACCGAAGATCATCAAGAAGGAATCTCAGCTTTTAAAGAGAAGCGGAAGCCGGCTTTTAAAGGAAAGTAG
- a CDS encoding LysR family transcriptional regulator: protein MEWHQINYFQTVAKVQHITRAAEQLSISQPALSRSIAKLEEELGVQLFDRKGRNIYLNRYGNMFLHRVEQSIKQIEIGKQEIWDEIHPDSGTVSLSFLPSLGISVVPEIISSYHQKHPYVKFQLHQASNRQIVDHLKSRKIDLALITMLHEDHEIECRPLLSEELFLIVSVDHWLADYDEVDLEMVKTEPFISFKKVNEMQTIINHLCEEAGFTPDVVFEGEEIGTVSGLVGAKLGVSLVPDLQVLDKSRIKLIRVKQPVCKREIGIAWLKGSYTSPVVEGFIQYVNNMFQTN, encoded by the coding sequence ATGGAATGGCATCAAATCAACTACTTCCAAACCGTCGCCAAGGTTCAGCACATCACCCGAGCGGCCGAACAATTATCCATATCCCAGCCCGCACTCAGCCGTTCAATCGCAAAACTCGAAGAAGAACTCGGTGTTCAGCTTTTTGACCGGAAAGGCAGAAACATTTATTTGAATCGATACGGAAACATGTTCCTGCACCGTGTCGAGCAGTCGATTAAACAGATTGAAATCGGGAAACAAGAAATATGGGATGAAATCCACCCGGACAGCGGAACGGTTTCTTTATCCTTTCTCCCTTCACTCGGCATCAGTGTAGTACCCGAAATAATCAGCTCTTATCATCAGAAGCACCCCTATGTGAAATTCCAATTACACCAAGCCTCAAATCGGCAAATCGTGGACCATTTAAAATCCAGGAAAATAGATTTGGCCCTGATTACCATGCTTCATGAAGATCACGAGATAGAATGCCGTCCTCTTTTATCGGAGGAGCTGTTTTTGATTGTTTCAGTTGATCACTGGCTGGCAGACTATGACGAAGTAGATTTGGAAATGGTTAAAACGGAACCCTTCATCTCTTTTAAAAAAGTGAATGAGATGCAGACAATCATTAATCATTTATGCGAAGAGGCAGGCTTTACGCCGGATGTCGTATTTGAAGGAGAAGAAATTGGAACGGTTTCCGGGCTGGTCGGGGCAAAATTAGGAGTTTCGTTAGTACCGGACCTTCAGGTATTAGATAAAAGCAGGATAAAGCTTATCCGGGTAAAGCAGCCGGTATGTAAAAGAGAGATCGGAATTGCCTGGCTGAAAGGAAGCTATACCTCGCCTGTTGTGGAAGGCTTTATCCAGTATGTAAACAACATGTTTCAAACCAATTAA